In Aerococcaceae bacterium zg-252, the genomic window TTCCGTGAATTACCACAATGGATGATTGATAACCGTGAAAAATTCATGGAAAAACGTGTAGTTGTTTACTGTACAGGTGGTATTCGTTGTGAAAAATTATCTGGTTGGTTAGTGCGTGAAGGGTTCAAAGATGTTGGTCAATTACATGGTGGTATTGATACATACGGTAAAGACCCTGAAGTCCGTGGTGACTTATGGGAAGGTAAAATGTATGTGTTCGATGAGCGTATCGCAGTTGATATTAACCATGTGGACCCTTCAATTATCGGTAAAGATTACTTTGACGGCACACCATGTGAGCGTTATGTAAATTGTGGTAACCCATTCTGTAATGAACAAATCTTATGTTCTGAAGAAAATGAGCATAAACACGTTCGTGGTTGCTCACCAGAATGTCGTCGTCACCCACGCAATCGTTACATCGTAGAAAATCAATTATCGACAGAACAATGGGAAGAACGTTTAAATGCATTAGGCGAATCGTTAAACGACGCTGTCACAGCATAATGAACTTTGACGGGGTTGGGATTTTACCTAACCCTGTTTTTTTACAAAGGAGTCCTTTATCTTTTGACTCTATTCTAGAAGAAAGAAGGTGCGTTGATGAGTCATAAGCAAGATGATTTACATACTTCATCGTCAGACAAGATTTCTACGGAAGAACAACCTTTCAGTCAGACAGATACGTCAAGCGAACAAAATATCAAAGGCAAAATCAACCAATCTCTTCACCAAATGAAGCATTTATTAGATAAGACGGCAGAAAAACAAAACGTGAATGCCAATCCATATAAAACCCAGCGACCTGTAATTGATCGTAGTGCTCCCCTACCGACACCAGAAGAACTGCGTGCATTAAGAGAAGCACGTCGCAAAGCTCGTATCGAAGAGTTGGAACACCTTACTTCCCTTAAGGAAGTTGAGGATAGTCACAAAGCTTCACGTTATGGGAAGGCTCCTGTTTCCGATGAACAAAAGACTGAAAATATTGATTCGAGTGCTATCCCCCACTTAATTGGTGATTTAGATAAAACACAAGATGATACTAAAGCAGTAATGATTAAGCAAGTACAGGAAGAAAATCTTCAGCTTGAGGAAACTCTCATTTCACGTAAAGATGACCCACGCATGAAACATGCAGACACACAAACGGTAGTCAGTGAAAAAACGTCCAATCATGATGTTCTTGTCAATCAATCATTCGATGATAAAATAACAGAAAATGACTTCGCACCGAACGTGCCACAAGCTGTGGTAATTTCAGATGAAGTAATCGCTAATTATTCAGATTTCGACACACTGAATGAATCGAATGAACTAGCAGAAGACACACCGGCAACGAATTCCAAAAAACGTCTAGTTTTTCCATTTAAAGTTAAACGAAAACAAAAAAAACGTCATAGTGAGTATTCACTCGATGAATTGGATAGTAAAGGTAAAATTATTTTCGGTTTCAATGTTTTCTTCAATGTATTGAAACGCTTTGTCATCTACCTATTACTAATTGGTATCTTATTCGGAGCAATGGCAGGTGGAATTGGAGCTGGCTACTTTGCCTATCTCGTATCGAAAACAACGCCACCTACTCGAGAACAAATGGCAGAACAAATCAATCGTGTCGACCAACAAAGTACCTTGTATTATGCTGACGGTTCTCAAATTGCGAATGTTCGTGCCGATATTGTCCGAAATGTAGCGGAGTTGCAAGATATTTCTCAATACATTATTGACGGCTTAGTCGCAACCGAAGATGAATATTTCTATGAACACCCTGGTGTCGTACCAAAAGCAATACTTCGTGCTACTTTACAAGCCTTATTAACATCAGGCTCTGGTACAGGTGGATCAACCTTAACACAACAATTAGTAAAACAACAATTACTAACCAATGATGTCACGTTCTTGCGTAAAGCCAATGAAATTTTATTGGCATTGCGTGTGGAAAATCATTTTTCAAAAGATGAAATTTTAACAGCCTACTTAAATATTTCACCTTTCGGCCGTAATAATAGTGGGGATAATATTGCCGGTATTTTAAGTGCCTCACAAGGTATTTTCGGTAAATCGCCGAAAGAAGTCAATCTTCCTCAAGCTGCCTTTTTGGTGGGATTACCGCAAGCACCATATGCTTATACACCTTATACCCAGACAGGTGAATTGCAAACGGATCAATCTGCTGGTGTTGAACGAATGAAAGAAGTCTTATTTAGAATGTATCGTACGCAAAAAATTACTAAAGAAGAATATGAATCAGCTATTGCGTATGATATTACAAAAGACTTTATCCCTACTGTTCATCGTAATGAAGAACGTCAAACGTATCTCTATCAAGCGATGATGCATGGTGCAATCGAACAATTGATGCGTTTAAATATTGCAGAGAAAAATTTAACTTGGGAACAAGTCAATGCTGATCCTGAATGGTACAATGAATTCTATTATGCAGCCGAAGAACAGTTGAGAACTGGTGGCTACCGTGTTTATACAACAATTAACAAAGGAATATATGACCAATTGCAAACATCAGCTGCTGAACACATCGATGAATTAGGTGCAACCTATGACGGAGTGTATACCAATCCCGATACTGGAGAAGAAACCTATTATGTGGAATCTGTTCAATCTGGTGTCGTTGTAATGGACAATACAACTGGTCGTGTACTTGGTTTCGTATCCGGTACGGATTATGAAAATAATCAAATCGACCATGCATTCCGTATGCGTCGTTCGCCTGGTTCAACTATCAAACCATTAGCAGTTTATGGGCCAGCTATTGAACATAACTTGATTAATCCCTCAACTGTTATTCCAGACACTGCCTTTGAAAAAGTATTTGATGACGGTACTACATGGACACCGACCAACTACGGTGGAGTTTATAGTGACGGGTTCTTAACGGCTCGTACTGCCCTACTCCGTTCGGATAACTTGCCAGCTGTTCGAGTTTATCAAGAAATAATCAATCAAAATATCCCAGTATTTGATTATTTACAAAAAATGGGCTTTGATGTTGTGGACTCTTATACCAAAGAAGACACAAAAAACCTTGCATTCTCATTAGGTGGGGTAACCACAGGTCCAACTGTCTTTGAGCAAACAAGAGCCTTTACTACATTTGCGAATAATGGTAAATATGTGGACGGGTACTTTATCGAAAAAATCGAAGATGCCTTTGGTAATACGGTTTATCAACATGATACACAACCAGTTGATGTCTTCTCAGAAGATACCAATTATTTAATGGTAGATATGTTGCGTGATACGAATACAGAAGGTACTGGACGTACGGCTGCTGCCAATATGGCAATGGGTGGTGACTGGATTGCAAAATCTGGTATTAGTGAAAACTCTCGTGATGTCTGGTACATTGCATCTACACCAAAAATTACAATTGGAACATGGATTGGTTATGATAATCGTTATGTTGATTATACAATTGATATTAATGACGGTTTTGACCGTGAAAGTGTTCGAATTCAAAAATATTGGGCAAATTTAGCCAATGACTTATATGCAAAATATCCGGATATTTTCGGAACAGAGCAAGTCTTTGCAAAACCAGATTCTGTTCAAGAAACAGAAGTTATCCAATCAACTGGTACATTGCCAGGTACGATAACGGTTGATGGCACACCTGTATCCATGACAAGTCCATTAGTCAACGAAGTGTTTAAAACGACTAATCCTGCACCAGCATTGGATTATCGCTTTATCTTTGGTGCATCAGAAGAAGAATTACAACGTTTTTGGAATGGTTATATACAACAAGCGCTTGAAGCTTTACGTCGTCAACAAGCGGCACAACAAAATAACCGTTCTTCAAGCAGTAATAATAATCAAACAAATAATCAAAATGAAAACCAAAATCAGCCAACTGCTGAAACAACAACCGTTGCACCACCAACATCTGAATAAAAAATATAAAACAGTCGATAAGTTGGCTGTCCTATATTTCATTATATAAATAAAAACATCATCAGCGTCTAGATTCTCTTGAATCATTCGCTGATGATGTTTTGTGTTTATTACGCATTTTCAATCATTTTTTTAATTGCGTGTTCTATATTTTGTGGGTGAGTTGCGAGATTTAGGCGAATATATCCAGTATATTCTTCTCCAAACCATTCTCCGAAATCAATCGCTAAGCCACATTGGTCTTGGATGTAAGTCTTACAATCTCTACCTTTCAATATCGGATTCAAATCCAATAACAATAGATAAGTACCTTGCAATTCAAATACTTTCACTTCTGGCAATGCACGTTTTAATTCTGCTTGAATATAACGATAATTATGTTCAATGACAGTTAACACTTGAGCCAGCCACTCAGTACCCTTTTCATAGGCTGCTTGAGTTGCGATAGCACCCATTATATTTACTTCAGATTGCCCAACATAGTTTAAATGGCAATCATATTGTTCTCGTAAATCAGCATTCGGAATCATCACAATAGAATGTGTCAATCCAGCCAAATTAAATGACTTAGAGGCAGAAGTCAGTGCCACGACCCCTTGTTGAACATAGTCATGCTTAACTGCTAACATTGCCTGTTGTTTATGTTCCCCGAATACAAAATCTTGATGAATCTCATCTGAAATCAAAATCACACCATGTTTTTGACAAATATCGAGTAAGCGAATTTGTTCGTCCACTGTCCAAACACGTCCGGCTGGGTTGTGTGGCGAGCAATGAATAATCATTTTAACAGCTTGATTTTCAATTTCTGCCTCGATTTTATCAAAATCTAAATGAAACGTAGCTTCTGATTCAATTAAATTAACCGTCACTAACTGACGTTTAGTATCACGAATCGCATTAAAGAACGGATAATATACAGGTGGAAAAATCATAATAGCATCGTCCTCATGCGTAAAAGCATGAATCACATGATACAATGCTTGTACCACTCCTGGTGTATAACGCAACCAGTCTTTTTGGATATTCACGTCAAAACGTTCAGACATCCATTGTTTAAATGCACAAATATAATTCTGTGAAACATATGAATAACCATACACTCCATGTTGCACACGTTCCGTTAATGCCTCTGAAATCGCCGCTGATACTTTGAAATCCATATCCGCTACCCAAAGTGGCAATAAATTCGCATCTCCAAATCGCTCATCTAGCTTATCCCACTTTAGCGACAATGAATGACGACGCTCAACCGAATATTGCTCCAAAAATTGTTCCATTAGACAACACCTACTTTCTTCTTGTATTTTATTATTAATTAAGTGCTGCCAATGCCTGTTCAACATCTTGAATTAAATCTTCTGCTGACTCAATACCAATCGAAATTCGTAACAAATCAGGCGTTAAACCATACGATTCACGTAATTCTTTCGGAATATCAGCATGTGTTTGTGTTGTTGGATAAGTAATCAAACTTTCTACCCCACCTAAACTTTCAGCATACGTCAATATCTTTAGATTCGCTAAAAATGGTCCTATTTGCTGTTCATCTTGCAACTTAATACTAAGCATTGCACCTTCTCCTGCATAAAGCACCTCTTTAATTTTTGGATTAGATTTCAACGCTTCCACAAGTGCTTTCGCATTCGCTTCTTGCTGATTAAAACGTAAAGGTAATGTTTTAAGACTTCGAATAAATAACCAACAATCAAATGCAGATAAAGTCGGCCCAGTCGTATTCGACAACCATAATAAACGTTCTCCTAATTCTGGTCGATTCGTCACAACAACACCAGCTAAAATATCATTGTGCCCTGTTAAAAATTTAGTTCCAGAGTGAATAACTAAATCTGCCCCTAATAATAATGGACGCTGACGTAATGGTGTCAACAAGGTATTGTCTACAATAACCAGTGCATCATATTGTTTCGCTAATGCGACCATTTTGTTCAAATCGACCACTTGCATTAATGGATTAGTCGGTGTTTCAATGATAACAGCTGTAATCGTATCATTTAATTGCTTTTCAAAATCTTCTTCATCTGTAAAATAATGGAATGTCGCCATTTGACGTTGCTCTAAATCGTTGAAATAGCGAAAACTTCCACCATATAAATCTCGTGACACTAAAAATATGCTACCTAAAGGGAATAGCTGCATCACTAATTGGATAGCACTCATACCAGAGCTTGTCACAAATGCATGCGTTCCACCCTCTAATTCAGCCAGTCCCTCCTCTAATACAGTACGAGTTGGATTTTTTGTACGAGTATAGTCATACCCTGTACTCACTCCTAATTCAGGGTGCTCATAAGCTGTTGATAAATGAATCGGTAAACTTACTGCCCCTGTTCGTGGGTCTTTACGATTACCTAATTGTGCTAATTTTGTTTCAATTGTTGTCATAACAGTAATACTCCATTTATTAAATTTATATTAGAACACTTTAATTTTATCTTGTATTCAGAATACTGTCAACGCTAAATCAATCGAAACAATGACACGATTTTTATTACGTTTGGCTAATTTCTAATTCATCTTATTTTTACGCAAAATTACCCAATATCCACATATCACAAAAATGGCAACCAATATAGCCGTTACCGTCCACGTATTCGTGATACCAATCAATTCAGATGATACACCATTGACCCAAAGCATCATTGCCATAACGATAGCCTCAAAAGAATAGTAAATTGAAACGGTCGTATTTCTAAATCGGTCATCTTCCACAATTTCTTTATGTAATAAAGTAGACCCTTTCACACCACAAATCGTATTCATAATAATATAAATAGCAAAGATAATAATTCTTACTATCATATCAATATTTAACGACATCAATAGCACCAGTGCGACATTAATATAAATCAAAATCATAAATGTCATACTCGGTTTTAGTTGTTTTAACACCTTATCAGCAATAAAGCTACCTATCATGCCACATACCGAGATAATAATCCACATATAACTCGTTAACGATTGATTGTTAGCATCATAAAATACTGCTTGCCATTGATTAGACGGCCCTAAATCAATGATAGCAGGAATAGTAATCAATAACATCAATATAATTCCGATTTTAGCTTTCAATAAGCCACTCGCAACACTTTTTAATTCATTCATTGAAGTGCTAATAATCTGTGTAAAATCAAGCGATATTTTTTCTCGGTAATCTTCAATCATTGACACAACCAGTACTTGCCCTAAACACGCCACCATACTAAAGACAAGTGGTAAATAAGCAGCATGTGTATATAAATAATTAGAAGAAATGAATCCAACAATAAGTGCAGTGCTTGACCCAATCAAAGACGCTCTTGAAAACATACGGTCATAATCGATTGACTCATCATACCCTTTTTTCTTTAATGTATTAATCACCCAACTACTAGCTGTTCCCGACTGAAAAGACTCACTAATAGACGATAAAAGAGCTGATACTAAAAGTAAAGCATACTGATTACTTAATAGCAGTAATAAGCCACTGATTCTAAAAAATGAACTGATAAACAATGATTTTTTCTCACCAATTACATCAGTAATAGCCCCACATGGCACTTCTGTAAAAAATGAACATAGCCAAAATAGTGATAAATAAGTCCCAACTTGTTGTACAGTAAATGTTTTTAATAAAAAATATATAAAATTGGATTAAAGAACGAAACCATAGCAACAAAAATAAAATTTAATGCATAATATCGAGTTAAAATTCTTTTCAATTTATCTCTCCTCCTTAATTGATTTTCTCTTTGCTTGAAAAAGAATGATACAATATTCTATTTCTATTTAACAATCAGCGTTTTTTCAGTCATTTCAATTTATATGCGTAGTTAAACAGATAGCAGCTAAATCATTAGAATATTATAAAAACCCTTTCATATCATATCATGCTAGAGCATATCAAATCAAATTCTAGTTTTTTCAAATCATCTCCCATAGTTTCCACTATAAAAAGACGGTATAGTTATGACAAAGAGAAAGGAGAACAAAACATGACCCCAATAGTATTTTCAATATCAGTATTTTTAGCAGGAGTGCTATCATTCTTTTCACCCTGTATTTTGCCGCTATTACCAGTATACGTCGGTGTGTTACTCGATTCAGATGAACCACGCACAATACGCATATTCGGTATTGACATCGCTTGGTATGGAATAGTAAAAACACTATTCTTTATCGCTGGACTTTCAACTGTTTTTATCACTCTAGGATATGGTGCTGGATTTCTAGGAAATCTACTCTATGCTGAATGGTTCCGTTATCTTTTAGGTGCGATTGTAATTATACTTGGTATTCATCAAACAGGTATTATCAACATCAAACAATTACAAAAACAAAAGAGCGTACAACTAGATAATAATAAAAAACGTAATGATTTTTATAATGCGTTCTTACTTGGTCTAACATTCAGTTTCGGTTGGACTCCATGTGTCGGACCTGTTTTAAGTTCAGTACTCGCAATTGCCGCTTCTGGTGGCAACGGTGCATGGCAAGGTGCATTGTTAATGCTTCTTTACACACTTGGCTTAGCACTACCCTTTTTATTAGTCGCACTCGCATCATCACTTGTTTTACGTCACTTCAACAAAATTAAACCACATATGGATACACTCAAAAAAGTTGGTGGTATCATCATTATTTTAATGGGTATTTTACTTATGTTTGGTAACTTAAATATTTTTTCACGCCTATTTGGCTAAAAACTAAAAAATTATTGTAATTAAAGGAGAATTTACTATGAAAACAAAAACATTATTACTTGCTGCACTTTTATCTGCTGGAATTTTAACAGGTTGTTCAACACCTAACAAAGACAATATGTCAAAAGAATCTGAAACTACAATGATGAAAAAAGATGATATGAAAAAAGACGACATGAAGGACGACATGAAAAAAGACGATATGAAAGATGACATGAAGGACAACATGAAAAAAGATGATATGAAAGATGATATGAAGGACGACATGAAAAAAGACGATATGAAAGATGACATGAAGGACAACATGAAAAAAGATGATATGAAAGACGACATGAAGGACGACATGAAAAAAGATAATATGAAAGAAAATAAAAATAACTAGAAATACAGTGCAATAATGAATGCACTGAAATGAATCACTGGAGCAAAAGCGTCGAAATGAGTTAGCACTCCAAGCATTTTATGAAGTGAATATCATTTCAGCTCATTTGAGCCACAATAAATCAAAGTGCGAAAACAAGTGAACTAAATAATCCACTAAAAATATAATGTAAGCGAGGATTTCTGGCTTGATCCACATCGCAAAATGTAACGGAACTCATCAACGTTTCAAGCATTTTGCGATGTGGATATCAAGTCAAACTAAGCGAACAATAAAAGGAGAAATTAATATGCCAAAAGGAAAATTACTTTTAACTAGTCTTGCATGCGTAAGTATTTTAACAGCATGTTCTACACCTCAAGCAACTACTATGACAAAAAAATCTAATATGGAAAAACAAGAACAAACAATGTCAGATGACAAAAAAGATATGAAAAATGACGCTAAAGACATGAAAGAAGAGTCAAAAGATATGAAAAGTGACGCTAAAGACATGAAAAAAGATGATAAAGACACTATGGCAACAATGAATCAAGGATCAATGGCACCTGATTTTAGTTTAGAGGGGGTTGACGGTAAGACATACTCCCTCTCTGATTTTAAAGGTAAAAAAGTATATTTAAAATTCTGGGCTTCTTGGTGTTCTATCTGTCTAGCTACTTTAAATGATACTGAAGAACTTGCTAGCAAGGTTGATGATAAAGATTATGTTATTTTAACTGTTGTGTCACCTGAACAATTAGGTGAACAATCAACTGAAGATTTTAAAAAGTGGTATT contains:
- a CDS encoding rhodanese-related sulfurtransferase; the protein is MSKEYRVLLFYKYQTIENPEQFAADHLAFAKSIGLKGRVLVGTEGINGTVSGTIAQTDAYQEYVHSLPGFEDVWFKIDEADDYAHKKMFVRPRKEIVALGLEEDINPLEMTGEYLTPKQFRDAILDEDTIVIDTRNDYEYDLGHFKGAVRPDIRNFRELPQWMIDNREKFMEKRVVVYCTGGIRCEKLSGWLVREGFKDVGQLHGGIDTYGKDPEVRGDLWEGKMYVFDERIAVDINHVDPSIIGKDYFDGTPCERYVNCGNPFCNEQILCSEENEHKHVRGCSPECRRHPRNRYIVENQLSTEQWEERLNALGESLNDAVTA
- a CDS encoding penicillin-binding protein; protein product: MIKQVQEENLQLEETLISRKDDPRMKHADTQTVVSEKTSNHDVLVNQSFDDKITENDFAPNVPQAVVISDEVIANYSDFDTLNESNELAEDTPATNSKKRLVFPFKVKRKQKKRHSEYSLDELDSKGKIIFGFNVFFNVLKRFVIYLLLIGILFGAMAGGIGAGYFAYLVSKTTPPTREQMAEQINRVDQQSTLYYADGSQIANVRADIVRNVAELQDISQYIIDGLVATEDEYFYEHPGVVPKAILRATLQALLTSGSGTGGSTLTQQLVKQQLLTNDVTFLRKANEILLALRVENHFSKDEILTAYLNISPFGRNNSGDNIAGILSASQGIFGKSPKEVNLPQAAFLVGLPQAPYAYTPYTQTGELQTDQSAGVERMKEVLFRMYRTQKITKEEYESAIAYDITKDFIPTVHRNEERQTYLYQAMMHGAIEQLMRLNIAEKNLTWEQVNADPEWYNEFYYAAEEQLRTGGYRVYTTINKGIYDQLQTSAAEHIDELGATYDGVYTNPDTGEETYYVESVQSGVVVMDNTTGRVLGFVSGTDYENNQIDHAFRMRRSPGSTIKPLAVYGPAIEHNLINPSTVIPDTAFEKVFDDGTTWTPTNYGGVYSDGFLTARTALLRSDNLPAVRVYQEIINQNIPVFDYLQKMGFDVVDSYTKEDTKNLAFSLGGVTTGPTVFEQTRAFTTFANNGKYVDGYFIEKIEDAFGNTVYQHDTQPVDVFSEDTNYLMVDMLRDTNTEGTGRTAAANMAMGGDWIAKSGISENSRDVWYIASTPKITIGTWIGYDNRYVDYTIDINDGFDRESVRIQKYWANLANDLYAKYPDIFGTEQVFAKPDSVQETEVIQSTGTLPGTITVDGTPVSMTSPLVNEVFKTTNPAPALDYRFIFGASEEELQRFWNGYIQQALEALRRQQAAQQNNRSSSSNNNQTNNQNENQNQPTAETTTVAPPTSE
- a CDS encoding PatB family C-S lyase; its protein translation is MEQFLEQYSVERRHSLSLKWDKLDERFGDANLLPLWVADMDFKVSAAISEALTERVQHGVYGYSYVSQNYICAFKQWMSERFDVNIQKDWLRYTPGVVQALYHVIHAFTHEDDAIMIFPPVYYPFFNAIRDTKRQLVTVNLIESEATFHLDFDKIEAEIENQAVKMIIHCSPHNPAGRVWTVDEQIRLLDICQKHGVILISDEIHQDFVFGEHKQQAMLAVKHDYVQQGVVALTSASKSFNLAGLTHSIVMIPNADLREQYDCHLNYVGQSEVNIMGAIATQAAYEKGTEWLAQVLTVIEHNYRYIQAELKRALPEVKVFELQGTYLLLLDLNPILKGRDCKTYIQDQCGLAIDFGEWFGEEYTGYIRLNLATHPQNIEHAIKKMIENA
- a CDS encoding aminotransferase class I/II-fold pyridoxal phosphate-dependent enzyme — translated: MTTIETKLAQLGNRKDPRTGAVSLPIHLSTAYEHPELGVSTGYDYTRTKNPTRTVLEEGLAELEGGTHAFVTSSGMSAIQLVMQLFPLGSIFLVSRDLYGGSFRYFNDLEQRQMATFHYFTDEEDFEKQLNDTITAVIIETPTNPLMQVVDLNKMVALAKQYDALVIVDNTLLTPLRQRPLLLGADLVIHSGTKFLTGHNDILAGVVVTNRPELGERLLWLSNTTGPTLSAFDCWLFIRSLKTLPLRFNQQEANAKALVEALKSNPKIKEVLYAGEGAMLSIKLQDEQQIGPFLANLKILTYAESLGGVESLITYPTTQTHADIPKELRESYGLTPDLLRISIGIESAEDLIQDVEQALAALN
- a CDS encoding MFS transporter, whose amino-acid sequence is MYFLLKTFTVQQVGTYLSLFWLCSFFTEVPCGAITDVIGEKKSLFISSFFRISGLLLLLSNQYALLLVSALLSSISESFQSGTASSWVINTLKKKGYDESIDYDRMFSRASLIGSSTALIVGFISSNYLYTHAAYLPLVFSMVACLGQVLVVSMIEDYREKISLDFTQIISTSMNELKSVASGLLKAKIGIILMLLITIPAIIDLGPSNQWQAVFYDANNQSLTSYMWIIISVCGMIGSFIADKVLKQLKPSMTFMILIYINVALVLLMSLNIDMIVRIIIFAIYIIMNTICGVKGSTLLHKEIVEDDRFRNTTVSIYYSFEAIVMAMMLWVNGVSSELIGITNTWTVTAILVAIFVICGYWVILRKNKMN
- the ccdA2 gene encoding thiol-disulfide oxidoreductase-associated membrane protein CcdA2, with protein sequence MTPIVFSISVFLAGVLSFFSPCILPLLPVYVGVLLDSDEPRTIRIFGIDIAWYGIVKTLFFIAGLSTVFITLGYGAGFLGNLLYAEWFRYLLGAIVIILGIHQTGIINIKQLQKQKSVQLDNNKKRNDFYNAFLLGLTFSFGWTPCVGPVLSSVLAIAASGGNGAWQGALLMLLYTLGLALPFLLVALASSLVLRHFNKIKPHMDTLKKVGGIIIILMGILLMFGNLNIFSRLFG
- a CDS encoding redoxin family protein, translated to MPKGKLLLTSLACVSILTACSTPQATTMTKKSNMEKQEQTMSDDKKDMKNDAKDMKEESKDMKSDAKDMKKDDKDTMATMNQGSMAPDFSLEGVDGKTYSLSDFKGKKVYLKFWASWCSICLATLNDTEELASKVDDKDYVILTVVSPEQLGEQSTEDFKKWYSGLDYKHMPVLIDPSGQLIKEYGVRAYPTAALIGSDGVLVKTHAGFMDKTAIESALSEIK